TGCGGCAAACCGGGCAACGAAAACTGAGGGGGTCAAGATCGCTGAAAGCTGTGCCCGCATCAATGCCTACCTTCTTGACCCCTTCTTCTGGGTCATAGACGTATCCGCAGCTGCGACATTCGAACCGGTGGGTTCTTGGATCTGTTTCAGCTGATGCTTCAACAGCCGTTTCAGGAGCAGGTTCGCTCTGTTTGACGGACTCAAGTTCGTCGCTCACCGCTGCTTTCTCAAGCGTTTCGGCCGCTTCAGCGGCAGGTTCGCTCTGTTCGACGGACTCAAGCTCGTCGCTCACCGCTCTACTGCTGGGATGCACGACTCTATCGGCGACAACTCCCCACGGCGAATGCCAGACTGTTCTTATGTACTTGGACGTCCATGTTCGCCCTGCCCGGCTATGACGCCTTTTTGGGGTTTCTGCTGATTGCGGCAGCCGTTCCGGTGCTGGCGCTTGTCACCAACAAGCTTTTGGCTCCAAAAAGCCGCGCTGGTGAACGTCAACTCACTTACGAATCAGGCATGGAGCCGATCGGTGGTGCGTGGATTCAGTTCAATATTCGCTACTACATGTTTGCGCTGGTCTTCGTCATTTTTGATGTTGAGACGGTGTTTCTGTACCCCTGGGCCGTGGCTTTCAATCGGCTCGGTCTGCTGGCGTTCATCGAAGCGCTCATTTTTATTGCCATCCTGTTGGTAGCCCTTGCCTATGCCTGGCGCAAAGGCGCCCTCGAGTGGAGTTGAGTTATGCCTGAATCACCATCGATTTCCGCCGTTCGCGACCTGCGGGAGGCCACTTGCGGCCCCATCGGTACCCCTGAGGTAACCAACGAGCTGAGTGAAAACATCATTCTCACCAGCCTTGATGATCTCCACAATTGGGCACGACTCAGCAGTCTTTGGCCACTGCTTTACGGCACTGCCTGTTGCTTCATCGAGTTTGCAGCGCTGCTTGGCTCACGTTTCGATTTCGATCGATTCGGTTTGGTGCCGCGCAGTTCACCCCGTCAGGCGGATCTACTCATCGTGGCTGGCACAGTCACCATGAAAATGGCTCCTGCTTTGGTCCGTCTCTACGAACAGATGCCTGAGCCGAAGTATGTGATTGCCATGGGTGCATGCACAATTACCGGCGGCATGTTCAGCGCTGATTCCACGACGGCCGTCCGCGGCGTTGACAAGTTGATTCCTGTGGACTTGTACCTCCCTGGATGTCCTCCACGGCCGGAAGCCATTTTTGATGCAGTAATCAAGTTGCGCAAAAAGGTTGGCGATGAGTCTCTGGCTGAGCGCAGCAAGCACCAGCAGACCCATCGTTATTTCACGATGACTCACCAAATGAAAGCGGTGGAACCTCAAGTCACCGGTGCATATTTGCGCGCTGAAAGTCAACAAGCAGCTTTGGCGGCAGCCCCTGCTGGACAAACATTGGCGACGGATGCCGCCGTTTTGAATCCCGCTCCTGAAATGGTTCAGCCATGAGTGATTCCGCACCAACCAACCCAACGCCAACCAATCCAGCTCCAGAGGAATCCGCGTCTGCAGTCGCGACGCTTGAACCTGGTCCTGTCAGCCAGTGGTTAAACACTCAGGGGTTTGATCACGACGTTCTCGATCCCGACCACGTTGGTGTCGAACAGATTGGTGTTGAGTCGGCCGTGTTGCCGATCATTGTTGCAGCGATCAAAAGCCATGGTTTTGATTATTTGCAGTGCCAAGGCGGGTACGACGAGGGTCCTGGAGAGAGGCTTGTTTGCTTCTATCACTTCATTGCCATGGCCGAGCAAGTGGAGGCGATGACCGCAGGTCGGCCCCATGAGTTGCGCGAAGTTCGCCTGAAAGTTTTCCTCAGTCGTGAAGGGACACCATCACTGCCATCAATTTATGGATTGTTCCGTGGCGCTGATTGGCAAGAACGTGAAACATTCGATATGTATGGCATCGAGTTTGAAGGTCACCCCCATCCCAAGCGTTTGTTAATGCCGGAAGATTGGAAGGGTTGGCCACTGCGAAAGGATTATGTGCAGCCCGACTTTTATGAAATGCAGGATGCTTTTTAAGGTATTTAATTATCTGTAAAGATTGAATTACTGCGATTGTTCTCTTTTGTGCTTTCGGTAAAAGCGCATCACGGCCAGGGCAAGACTGCGAGGATCATGGCGCAATGTTGATGTGGGACGTGCTCCTTGAAGGGGGGCTTGGGTAACGTCGTAGCCATCTTTTTTCAAGCCTTTTGAATCGCAAACGACCGGTTCGGCTCCACGGGATTGGTAATGCTTGATTAGGGCTGAACTAGGCAAATCATCTTGAGCTAAAACGGCAGGAAATAGCCGTTGATTGAGGCCAAGGCTGGCGAGTTGCGCTTCGATCGCCCTGAGATGACCGCGCACATCAAGGCCATCCGTTTCTCCCGGTTGAGTCATCAAGTTGCAGATGTAGAGCCGAGGGGCACGGCTGCGTCGGATCGCTGAAACCAGTTCTGGCACAAGCAAATTCGGAAGCAGTGAGGTGTAGAGACTGCCAGGGCCCAACACAATTAAATCCGCATTGGCGATGGCTTCCAGGGCTCGGGGAAGAGCCGGAGGACGCTCGGGAATACAACCAAGCCTCACAATCGGACTTGGGGCATGGCCAATGTTGCTTTCGCCTTCAATGCGTTGGCCGTTTTCGAGTTCTGCCCACAAACGCACGTCGACGTTGGTGGCTGGAACCACCTGGCCTTGTACAGCCAAGACGCGACTTGAGGCGGTGATCGCAGTTTCGAGGTTGCCGGTAATAGCCGTCAGCGCTGACAGGAACAGATTTCCGAAGCTGTGCCCCTCAAGTCCGCTTCCAGCGGAAAACCGGTATTGAAAGAGACGGGTTAGGAGTGGTTCTTCCGTGGAGAGAGCTGCGAGGCAGTTGCGGATGTCGCCAGGAGGTAAGACGCCGAGCTCCCGTCTTAAAACTCCGCTGCTGCCGCCGTCATCAGCCACTGTGACGATGGCGGTGATGTGGCTGCTGTAGCGCTTTAGGCCGCTCAACAATGTTGATAACCCGGTGCCTCCACCGATCGCAACGATATTTGGACCACGGTTTAAGCGGCTTTTGGCTCGCAGTGCATCAATGAGCACCGTGTCTTTGTCGGGAGCTAAGGCCTGTTGAATCGAGCCAAAGCTTCGGCTTTGTCCCCATAAAACGAGGGCTACGCCCACAAGTACTACTAAAGGGCCGGTGAATTCCCTCGGAAGGATTGTGGTGAGTGCTCCCAGAAGCCAGCTCAGGGTTTCAAGAATCCAATAAATCGGTTTGAGATCGGCCCAAACGGCTCCTCCGATTAAGGCCAGTAGTAGGCCCAGGCCAGAGGTGAGAACCCAGCGCTTCACCACCAAGCCAGGCTGTAACCAGCGCACGGCGCGCTGGGAACGCGTCATAAGTTCTTGTCGCCGGTGCCCCCGGTTGGCTCTGGCCTGCTGGCGTCTGCTTTGAGGAGATTTGGGCGCCAAGGGGCGACTCATCCAGTCATGTCAGAACTGTACGGAGACTTTTCGAGCGCGGCAGGATGGTGACATGTTTCGGCCTTTGATGTGCCTCAGCTCCAGTCCGTGGTGGAGATGGACAACCTCACCATGCAGTGGGGGGCCAGGCCTGTGCTGGACAGGGTGAGCCTGACGATGCAGCCCGGAGAGCGGCTTGCTGTGGTGGGGCCCTCGGGGGCAGGGAAGTCAACGGTGCTGCGACTGTTGGCTGGTTTGCAGCTGCCGACAAGCGGGCAACTGCGCTTGTTTGGTGAACCCCAGGACTATCTGCGGCTGGATCAAACGAACCCCCCTGATGTGCGTTTGGTTTTTCAGAATCCCGCGTTGCTGGCGTCCCTCACGGTTGAGGAAAATGTTGGTTTCTTGCTCCGGGAAAAAGGGACTCTGTCCAATGTTGAGATCCGCGAGCGCGTTGAAACGTGCTTAGAAGCTGTTGGCCTGTATGAGGTGGCGCATCTCTATCCCGGGGAATTAAGCGGCGGGATGCAAAAGAGAGTGAGTTTTGCCCGCGCCTTGATCGATGACCCCCAGCGGGGAGATCAGTCGATGCCTCTCTTGCTGTATGACGAGCCCACCGCAGGGCTCGATCCTGTGGCATGTACACGCATTGAAGACTTGATTGTCAAAACCACAACGGTGGCTCGGGGCTGTTCCGTTGTGGTTAGTCATGTCCGCAGCACGATTGAGCGCTCGGCGGAGCGAGTGTTGATGCTCTACGAGGGCCATTTTCAGTGGCAAGGATCGGTGGATGAATTCCGCAGTTCTACGAATCCCTATGTGGAACAGTTCAGGACGGGTAGCCTGCGCGGACCCATGCAGCCTGCGGAGCACTGATCACCATGCGACGCAGTGTGCGTGATGCCATCGTCGGATTCACTGTCCTGGGTGGCCTGGTGGGTTTTGCTGCCACGGGGATGTGGATGCGTGGCATTCGATTGGGCTCGAGCGAGTGGAGACTGACGGCGAATTTCAATGATGCGTCAGGACTGGCCGAGCGTTCGCCGGTGACCTACCGCGGCATTTTGGTTGGCTCGGTGCGCTCGATCAAAGTCACCTCGAGTGCG
The DNA window shown above is from Synechococcus sp. CC9902 and carries:
- a CDS encoding ABC transporter ATP-binding protein — protein: MDNLTMQWGARPVLDRVSLTMQPGERLAVVGPSGAGKSTVLRLLAGLQLPTSGQLRLFGEPQDYLRLDQTNPPDVRLVFQNPALLASLTVEENVGFLLREKGTLSNVEIRERVETCLEAVGLYEVAHLYPGELSGGMQKRVSFARALIDDPQRGDQSMPLLLYDEPTAGLDPVACTRIEDLIVKTTTVARGCSVVVSHVRSTIERSAERVLMLYEGHFQWQGSVDEFRSSTNPYVEQFRTGSLRGPMQPAEH
- a CDS encoding NADH dehydrogenase subunit K, with the protein product MPESPSISAVRDLREATCGPIGTPEVTNELSENIILTSLDDLHNWARLSSLWPLLYGTACCFIEFAALLGSRFDFDRFGLVPRSSPRQADLLIVAGTVTMKMAPALVRLYEQMPEPKYVIAMGACTITGGMFSADSTTAVRGVDKLIPVDLYLPGCPPRPEAIFDAVIKLRKKVGDESLAERSKHQQTHRYFTMTHQMKAVEPQVTGAYLRAESQQAALAAAPAGQTLATDAAVLNPAPEMVQP
- a CDS encoding NAD(P)H-quinone oxidoreductase subunit J, which gives rise to MSDSAPTNPTPTNPAPEESASAVATLEPGPVSQWLNTQGFDHDVLDPDHVGVEQIGVESAVLPIIVAAIKSHGFDYLQCQGGYDEGPGERLVCFYHFIAMAEQVEAMTAGRPHELREVRLKVFLSREGTPSLPSIYGLFRGADWQERETFDMYGIEFEGHPHPKRLLMPEDWKGWPLRKDYVQPDFYEMQDAF
- a CDS encoding rubredoxin, whose amino-acid sequence is MSDELESVEQSEPAAEAAETLEKAAVSDELESVKQSEPAPETAVEASAETDPRTHRFECRSCGYVYDPEEGVKKVGIDAGTAFSDLDPLSFRCPVCRSKVAAFRDIGPRTKASGFEENLNYGLGVNRMTPGQKNVLIFGSLALGFAFFLSLYSLR
- the yvcK gene encoding gluconeogenesis factor YvcK family protein, which encodes MTRSQRAVRWLQPGLVVKRWVLTSGLGLLLALIGGAVWADLKPIYWILETLSWLLGALTTILPREFTGPLVVLVGVALVLWGQSRSFGSIQQALAPDKDTVLIDALRAKSRLNRGPNIVAIGGGTGLSTLLSGLKRYSSHITAIVTVADDGGSSGVLRRELGVLPPGDIRNCLAALSTEEPLLTRLFQYRFSAGSGLEGHSFGNLFLSALTAITGNLETAITASSRVLAVQGQVVPATNVDVRLWAELENGQRIEGESNIGHAPSPIVRLGCIPERPPALPRALEAIANADLIVLGPGSLYTSLLPNLLVPELVSAIRRSRAPRLYICNLMTQPGETDGLDVRGHLRAIEAQLASLGLNQRLFPAVLAQDDLPSSALIKHYQSRGAEPVVCDSKGLKKDGYDVTQAPLQGARPTSTLRHDPRSLALAVMRFYRKHKREQSQ
- a CDS encoding NAD(P)H-quinone oxidoreductase subunit 3 — encoded protein: MFALPGYDAFLGFLLIAAAVPVLALVTNKLLAPKSRAGERQLTYESGMEPIGGAWIQFNIRYYMFALVFVIFDVETVFLYPWAVAFNRLGLLAFIEALIFIAILLVALAYAWRKGALEWS